DNA from Geobacter sulfurreducens PCA:
ACTGATGCCACCAAGAATTGAACCGGGGCGGCGGTGTTTCGTCATTTCATGACAGCTGAAGCAGGCTGCATCCGACTTGAGGGGCGTCATGAGTCTGAACATCTTTCCGTTATGGCCGTGCTCTACAGACCATATTTCGGGCTTTCCTTCCTCAAAGCCGCGCAGTGCCTGCTCTTCCCACTCATCGGGACGGTTCGCCGGATTCACGGGGACACTGCTGGTGATGTGGATCGCCACGTCCTGAATTTTACGTAACTCTTCTCCCAGGAGCCGGGTCATGTAGGCGGGGTTGATCTTGGTCAGTTTCAGGCCATCCGTGGTCTCCACGTCGCGCCTGGGGTCCTTCAGGTAAGGGTTGGGGCGGATCGTATCGGAGACCGGCAGATAGAAGCCGCCATGCTCTGCATTCCACTGCCGGGTAGCGATGATCGAGCGCAGGATGGAGCGACCCATCTGTGCCGCCAGTTCCTCGTAGTGCTCAGCTGCCAATCGAAGGTTAAACCAGAGGGATAGGCCCGTCACTACCATGAGGAGGGCGAGAATCAGATAACTGTATGAGACAATGCTGTTGCGATGCATGAGACAAATGGCCTGTTCCGGCAGAAAGCCCGGACTGCGGGAGCAGACCGGGCCTTCTGCCGGAGGACAACGGGAAGAAAATGGTTACTTCTTGGGTTCCATGGCGTCGTTCAGGAGCTTAACCCCTGCCTTGGATGCCGCGATGGAGGAGGTCAGGCTGTCGCGGGCCAGTTCGGGATTGTGGAAACCGTCGCTGTTTTCAGCGGTCCAGTACTCCCACAGTACATGGGCTTCCTCATGCTTCTCCCGTGCCTTGGCCAGGACATCTTCACCGATTCCCATCCGCTTGGCGGCGGCGTAGGTGTCGATCAGTTGGCCGAGCCAGTATTCCGCCTTGCGCATCTTGCCGCGGATGTAGTTACGGGTTCCCTCGATCTGGTAGGACTTCTGCTCCACGGTGCTCTTGGGATGGCAGCCGAGACAGGCTTCTTTCACATGGTGAGCGGGACGAATCACGCCGTGGGATTTAAACATCTTGCCGTCTTTGCCCTTCATGCGCGGCATGTGGCAGTCGGCGCAGCCGACGCCGGCCCGGTCATGGACACTGCCCGCGTAGGTTTCGGCTTCCGGGTGCTGCAGCTTGACGAGGCGTGCCCCTGTGATCGCGTGCTTGAAATCGTAGAAATCGAGCTTCTTGTAGTGTGCGAGGAGATCCTTTGCATTTTTGAGGGGGAAGTGGTTGGTGCGCTGGTCGTCGTAGCCCACTTTCTGGCCGTCTGACCACTGGGAGCCCGCGTTGCAGTTGTACTCAACGTGGCACTGGGCGCACATGAGCCGGGAATCGGTCTTTTCCATGACGCCGATCTTGCGGAAACCGTCGCGGAAAGAGATAACTTTCAGGTCGGTCTTGCCGTTCTTGGCGAAAATATTGGCGGTCGGGTCCTTCTCAATTGCCTGGATCAGGCCGTCACGCACCACGCGGGGTTGGGTGCCATGGGGGTCGTGACAGTGGATGCACCCCACCGGATTCTGGGTGTCCTTGGCCACTGCAACGATGTCGGAACTCCGGTCCCACGTGGCCTTGGGGTCCTTGTCCCCCATAAACTTCCATTTGAGGATGTGATCGGACGTCTTGCACTGGATACAGGTGGGATTTCCCGCCATGGCCGTTTCCGGTAGCTTCTTGCCCGTGTCGGTCAGGATGTCCCATGCCTTGCCGGTGGCGTCCATTCCCCAGGCGCCCTTCTTGTACTGAAAACGCCCTCCCTGGAAACGGTCGACGATGAATTGGTCAACCACCATGAAGGCGTGTCCCCGGGGTTCGTTGTGCTCGAAGGTGAAACCGTGGCCGGCCAGGAGCTTGTCCTGCATGGGGGAGCGCCCGGTGGGAATCCCTTTCTCCTTGCGCGGTTGGGCGTCGTAGTTGACCGTGAAGAAACTGCTGTATTCATTTTTGTGGCACGAACCGCACTTGGCCGGATCCAGATTGGTGCCCGGCTTGGTCTCGTAGTTGGCCAGGTGCTCCTTGAGTTTGTCGTGGCAGGAATCGCAGGCAAGACGGGCGTGCTTTGATCCTTCCTTGAGGGCCTTGACCTCCTCGTGACAGCCGTAGCATGTCTCCCGTCCGTCACCCTTGGCACCCGTGGCAGCAGGCTTGCCCTTTGCCGCCG
Protein-coding regions in this window:
- a CDS encoding ammonia-forming cytochrome c nitrite reductase subunit c552, which codes for MWKKRLAVLAVAAGAAVALSIPALSTAAKGKPAATGAKGDGRETCYGCHEEVKALKEGSKHARLACDSCHDKLKEHLANYETKPGTNLDPAKCGSCHKNEYSSFFTVNYDAQPRKEKGIPTGRSPMQDKLLAGHGFTFEHNEPRGHAFMVVDQFIVDRFQGGRFQYKKGAWGMDATGKAWDILTDTGKKLPETAMAGNPTCIQCKTSDHILKWKFMGDKDPKATWDRSSDIVAVAKDTQNPVGCIHCHDPHGTQPRVVRDGLIQAIEKDPTANIFAKNGKTDLKVISFRDGFRKIGVMEKTDSRLMCAQCHVEYNCNAGSQWSDGQKVGYDDQRTNHFPLKNAKDLLAHYKKLDFYDFKHAITGARLVKLQHPEAETYAGSVHDRAGVGCADCHMPRMKGKDGKMFKSHGVIRPAHHVKEACLGCHPKSTVEQKSYQIEGTRNYIRGKMRKAEYWLGQLIDTYAAAKRMGIGEDVLAKAREKHEEAHVLWEYWTAENSDGFHNPELARDSLTSSIAASKAGVKLLNDAMEPKK